From Streptomyces chrestomyceticus JCM 4735, one genomic window encodes:
- a CDS encoding GGDEF domain-containing protein, whose protein sequence is MRGPVTGDGDDRLRAVVALAQAMAAAHTPRASVRAAADGVRAALGGSFAAVSAWERELGRLKVLVNVGELADGEVPYPEDESYPVHEFPEIVGFLHEQWAGGGQPNAWVETVGDGPQDGRYNHQRVAALRRRGRGCCVVAPIVLHGRAWGELYVARSAGEPVFTREDADFATVLAAVTAAGIAQTERLAEARRLAFTDALTGLANRRAVDMRLDEALERHRRDGAVVSLVVCDLNGLKRVNDSCGHAVGDRLLERFGSVLSLCGAILPGALAARLGGDEFCLLTVGPSADEVAKVAAELCDRAAELELGEGVAVGVASTGDPIGPVRSARRLFRLADAAQYRAKGSGSRGPVVAGRDGGTDDPVIRLADAPERASSTERRRFRR, encoded by the coding sequence ATGCGAGGTCCGGTGACGGGTGACGGCGATGACAGGCTCCGGGCCGTGGTGGCACTCGCGCAGGCGATGGCGGCGGCGCACACCCCGCGCGCGTCGGTGCGGGCCGCCGCGGACGGGGTGCGGGCCGCCCTGGGGGGCTCGTTCGCGGCGGTCTCGGCCTGGGAGCGTGAGCTGGGCCGGCTGAAGGTGCTGGTCAACGTCGGTGAGCTGGCCGACGGGGAGGTGCCGTACCCCGAGGACGAGTCCTACCCGGTGCACGAGTTCCCGGAGATCGTCGGATTCCTGCACGAGCAGTGGGCCGGGGGCGGCCAGCCCAACGCCTGGGTGGAGACCGTCGGGGACGGCCCGCAGGACGGCCGCTACAACCACCAGCGGGTCGCCGCGCTGCGCCGCAGGGGCCGTGGCTGCTGCGTGGTCGCGCCGATCGTGCTGCACGGGCGGGCGTGGGGCGAACTGTACGTGGCCCGCTCGGCCGGGGAGCCGGTCTTCACGCGCGAGGACGCGGATTTCGCCACCGTGCTGGCCGCGGTGACGGCGGCCGGGATCGCGCAGACCGAGCGGCTGGCGGAGGCGCGCCGGCTGGCGTTCACCGACGCGTTGACCGGCCTGGCCAACCGGCGCGCGGTGGACATGCGGCTCGACGAGGCCCTGGAGCGGCACCGGCGGGACGGCGCGGTGGTGAGCCTGGTGGTGTGCGATCTGAACGGGCTGAAGCGGGTGAACGACTCCTGCGGGCACGCCGTCGGCGACCGGCTGCTGGAACGTTTCGGCTCGGTGCTGTCGCTGTGCGGCGCCATACTGCCCGGTGCCCTCGCCGCCCGGCTCGGCGGCGATGAGTTCTGCCTGCTCACGGTGGGCCCGTCGGCCGACGAGGTGGCCAAGGTGGCCGCCGAGCTGTGCGACCGGGCGGCGGAGCTGGAGCTCGGCGAGGGGGTGGCGGTCGGCGTCGCGTCGACCGGCGACCCGATCGGTCCGGTGCGCTCGGCCCGCCGGCTGTTCCGGCTGGCGGACGCCGCCCAGTACCGGGCGAAGGGCTCCGGTTCGCGCGGCCCGGTGGTGGCGGGCCGGGACGGCGGTACGGACGACCCGGTGATCCGCCTGGCCGACGCCCCGGAACGCGCCTCGTCGACGGAACGCCGCCGCTTCCGCCGGTGA